A genomic stretch from Heliangelus exortis chromosome 16, bHelExo1.hap1, whole genome shotgun sequence includes:
- the EDN3 gene encoding endothelin-3: MELGLLFLFGLTITSTAGSALPRPRSPLVPAGGEPRSAALGQKEREESEAAALTAGGRAKVDGGALRRRARRCTCYTYKDKECVYYCHLDIIWINTPERTVPYGLSNYRGSFRGKRSIGQNQSTFQSFRCSCLDAHDKQCMQFCRRMPDRRRNHGSMKKVEERDQCSEEKDTFIQ, translated from the exons ATGGAGCTGGGTTTATTGTTCCTCTTTGGACTTACAATTACATCGACTGCAG GGTCCGCGCTGCCCCGGCCTCGCTCCCCGCTGGTGCCGGCCGGCGGCGAGCCGCGCTCGGCAGCGCTGGGGCAGAAGGAGCGGGAGGAGAGCGAAGCGGCGGCGCTGACGGCCGGCGGCAGGGCCAAGGTGGACGGCGGGGCGCTGCGACGGCGGGCCCGGCGCTGCACTTGCTACACCTACAAGGACAAGGAGTGCGTCTACTATTGCCACCTCGACATCATTTGGATCAACACCCCCGA GAGGACTGTTCCATATGGGCTGTCTAACTACAGAGGCAGTTTTAGAGGCAAAAGGTCTATAGGCCAGAATCAAAGTACTTTCCAGTCATTTCGGTGTTCTTGTTTGGATGCTCATGACAAACAGTGTATGCAGTTTTGCAGAAGAATGCCAGACAGAAGAAG AAATCACGGATCAATGAAAAAGGTAGAGGAGAGAGACCAATGCAGTGAAGAGAAGGACACTTTCATTCAGTAG